The Streptomyces capitiformicae genome contains the following window.
TCCTCGGCGCCCGCCGTGTGGTGACGACCCCGGGCCTCACCTTCGGCCTCGAACACTTCCTCGACCTGGGCTGACCGCCATGCGCGCGAAGATCACGTACGCCATCACGGCAGCCGTCCTGGTCGTCTACTTCGTCCTGGTCGGCAGCCGCGGGGTCATGCTCATAGAGACCGGCACACCGATCACGATCGCCTTCGGTGTCGCCGTCCTCGTGCTCCCGGTGATCGGCGTCTGGTTCCTGTGGAAGAACACCCAGTTCGTCCGCAAGGCCAACCAGCTCGCCGCCGAGCTCGACGCCGAAGGCGGCCTCCCCGTCGACGAGTTGAAGCGCACCCCGAGCGGCCGCATCGACCGCGACTCGGCCGACGAGGTCTTCGCGCAGCGCAAGGCGGAAACCGAGGACGCCCCCGACGACTGGCGCGCCTGGTTCCGCCTCGCCATCGCCTACCACGACGCCCGCGACACCCCCCGGGCCCGCAAGGCGATGCAGCGGGCGATCGCCCTCCACGACGGCAGGCCCGTCCAGGCCTGATCCGTACCGGTCCCTTCGGACGGTACGGCGATGGGGCCGACCCGCACATACGGACCGGCCCCATCGTGTCGTCGCCCTGTTCAGCGCCGCCGGTACTCCGCTGCCCACGCCTCGACCGTGTCGGCCGCCCGGTCGAAGGCCTCCGTACGGGCCAGGAAGTCGGCGTTGTGCGTGGTCATCAGCGGTGTCACGTACTCCTGCGCATGGGCCGTGCGGACGAGGAGCAGCGCCTGCCCCTGCACGGACCGCGGCAGCCCGAGCCACCGCACCGGCTGCTGCACGGTACGCACCGAGACGGTCGGCTCCCAGGACGCCGTACGCGTCCGGAAGAAGCCCACCTGACGCACCCCTCGCGCGCTCACCCAGACACCGACCCGCAGCAGCCGCAGCGCGCAGGCGATGACGAACAGCGCCCCGCCGAAGCAGGCCGCGCCCGCCGTCAGGGTGCCCGCGAACGCGATGATGACCGCCGCCGCCAGCACATACGAGGAGAGCAGCAGCAGAAGCGCCGCCGCGCCCACCCGCCACGGCCCGGGCCGGTAGGGACGCCGCCAGCGGTCGCGGTCCTCGAACGGCAGCGGCTCGTCCACCGCCTGGTCGAAGGCGCGGTCGGCGGTCAGGAAGGGCAGGGGCACGACTGATCCTCACTCATCCACGCACGGGTTTCGCCGGGTGAGGCTACCGAGCCGGGTGCCCACTCACCACCTTCGGGGGGCCAACGGGGGCACACGAAGGTGCAACTCGGACCATCCGGACCCCTTGTCAGTGCCGGGCCGTAGAGTAGGCGCCGCCCGAGCAGCAATGGGAAGGACCCTCCGAGCCGTGACCGACACCCCCGCCGACGATCTCAAACCCAGCTTCCGCAGCGATGTCACCGTCGAGTTGGTGAAGCACAGCGCGTCGGACTCCGACGTCCTGTGGGCCGCCCGCGTCTCCACCGCCGGCGAGCAGTCCCTGGACGAGCTCAAGAAGGACCCCGAGCGCTCCAAGGGCCTCATCAACTACCTCATGCGCGACCGGCACGGCAGCCCCTTCGAGCACAACTCGATGACCTTCTTCATCAACGCCCCGATCTTCGTCTTCCGCGAGTTCATGCGGCACAGGGTGGGCTGGTGCATCGCCGGTGACACCGAGATCACCTTGGAGAGCGAGGCCGGCAATCTCCGTCGACGCACCATCGCGGAGTTGTACAAGCTCTGGCACCTCGGCGTCGAGGACCGGCTTCCGCATTCCGCCGGTGGTGTGACCTGGCACAGCCGGGCCGGAAAGTGGACGGCCCAGGTCCGGCGCGGCGAGCAGAACCACTACCTCGGCCTCTATGAGAGCCGTGAGGCGGCAGAGTCGGCCGTGGCAGAGTTTCGGGAACTGCACCCCAGCACCCGTCTCCGCAAACTCGAATCAGTCCGCCGCGACCATGTGCGCTGCTACGACGAGGAGACACTGCTCGCCCAGCGGGCCAGGATCGTCGACGTCATTCAGTCCGGCGTCAAGTCGCTCATCAAGATCACCACAGAGTCCGGGAAAACGCTCCGCTGCACCGTCGATCACGCGGTGTTCACTCCGGAGGGCTGGAGCAAGGCCGGTGAACTGACAGTCGGGGACGCGGTAATGGTGGCGGGCACCGCCCCGCGCCCGTCGCAGGCGCTTGTCCCGCCGAGCCTCCGTCGGGGCATCGGCGTGTGGACCTCCATGCAGCGAGAGCGGCTGATCAAGGAGATCGACACCTGCCACCTCTGTGGCCGGGACTTCCCCCGTGCGGGACTCGCCCTGGACCATGTGGTTCCCGTGGCCGGTGACCTGACGCAGGCCCTCGACGAGAAGAACCTCGCACCCGCGTGTGAGCCCTGCCATGCAACGAAGAGCGCCGGAGAGCAGGCCCTGGCCCAGCGCGGCGACAAGATCGCCAAAGCCGTTCCGGACCGGATCGTCGCCATCGAGCAGGACGGCGAGGAGATGACGTACGACCTCTCCGTGGAGGGGCCCTGGCACAACTTCCTCGCCAACGGGATTATCGTACACAATTCGTACAATGAAGAGTCGGGTCGCTATCGGGAACTCCAGCCCCACTTCTATGTCCCCGACGAGTCCCGCAAGCTCGTTCAGGAGGGGCGCCCCGGCAAGTACGTCTTCGTGGAGGGGACCCAGGCGCAGCAGGAGCTCGTCGGGCGGGTCATGGAGGACTCCTACCGGGAGGCCTACGCGTCCTACCAGGAGATGCTCGCCGCCGGTGTCGCCCGGGAGGTCGCCCGGGCCGTTCTCCCGGTCGGGCTGTTCTCGTCGATGTACGCCACCTGCAACGCCCGCTCGCTGATGCACTTCCTCGGTCTGCGTACCCAGCACGAGCTCGCGAAGGTGCCGTCCTTCCCGCAGCGGGAGATCGAGATGGTCGGCGAGAAGATGGAGGCGGAATGGGCGAAGCTCATGCCGCTCACATACGCCGCGTTCAACGCGAACGGCCGGGTCGCCCCGTAACGAGGCGCCGACTTTCGGCCAGGCACAGATGTGCGGGTCAGCCGGGCGAAGTGTCCGTATTGCGGCATTTCGTGAAGTTCATCTAGCCTGATCAAACGGACCCGGCACTGCTTGAACCCCCGAGCAGGCAGTGCCGGGATCCGCATTTGTCCTGACTTTTCCCGCCACCCGAGGGCAGACCGCGCCCTGAGCAACGAGTAGCGTGTTACCCATGGCTCCGACCTCGACTCCGCAGACCCCCTTCGGGCGGGTCCTCACCGCCATGGTCACGCCCTTCACGGCGGACGGCGCACTCGACCTCGACGGCGCGCAGCGGCTCGCCACGCATCTGGTGGACGCAGGCAACGACGGCCTCGTCATCAACGGCACCACCGGCGAGTCCCCCACCACCAGTGACGCGGAGAAATCGGACCTGGTACGAGCCGTCCTCGAAGCCGTCGGCGACCGCGCCCACATCATCGCCGGCGTCGGCACGAACGACACCCACCACAGCATCGAGCTGGCCCGCGCCGCCGAGAAGACCGGCGCCCATGGCCTCCTCGTCGTCACGCCGTACTACAACAAGCCCCCGCAGGAGGGCCTGTACCGCCACTTCAAGGCCGTCGCCGACGCGGCTGACCTGCCAGTCATGCTCTACGACATCCCCGGCCGCAGCGGCGTCCCCATCGACACCGAGACGATCGTCCGCCTCGCCGAGCACCCCCGCATCGTCGCCAACAAGGACGCCAAGGGCGACCTCGGCCGCGCCAGCTGGGCCATCGCCCGCTCCGGCCTCGCCTGGTACTCCGGCGACGACATGCTGAACCTGCCACTGCTCTCCGTGGGCGCAGTCGGCTTCGTCTCGGTCGTCGGCCACGTCGTCACCCCCGAGCTGCACGCCCTCGTCGAGGCGTACATCTCCGGTGACGTCCAGAAGGCCACCGAGATCCACCAGAAGCTGCTCCCGGTCTTCACCGGCATGTTCCGCACCCAGGGCGTGATGACCACCAAGGCGGCGCTCGCTCTCCAGGGCCTGCCCGCCGGACCGCTGCGCGCCCCCATGGTTGAGCTTTCGCCCGAGGAGACCGCTCAGCTCAAGATCGATCTTGCCGCCGGCGGGGTACAGCTCTAACACCGGACTTCGCACAGCGCGGCACACCTGACTTCACAACTGAATAGGCAGGACGCAGGTGCCTGCATCCCATCCACAACTGCTTTTGCACGAACGTCACGCGCGCCACGTGCCACAGAGGTACGTGGCGCGCGTGGTGAGGAGAGTCTTTTGAGTCATCCGCATCCTGAACTCGGCCCACCGCCGCCCCTTCCCGAAGGCGGCCTGCGCGTCACCCCGCTCGGCGGTCTCGGCGAGATCGGCCGCAACATGACCGTCTTCGAGTACGGCGGCCGTCTGCTGATCGTCGACTGCGGAGTGCTCTTCCCCGAGGAGGAGCAGCCCGGAATCGACCTGATCCTGCCGGACTTCTCGTCCATCCGGGACCGCCTCGACGACATCGAGGGCATCGTCCTCACGCACGGCCACGAGGACCACATCGGCGCCGTCCCTTATCTGCTCCGCGAGAAGCCGGACATCCCGCTGATCGGCTCCAAGCTGACCCTCGCCCTCATCGAGGCCAAGCTCCAGGAGCACCGCATCCGCCCGTACACCCTGGAGGTGGCGGAGGGGAACCGCGAGCGCATCGGCCCCTTCAACTGCGAATTCGTTGCGGTCAACCACTCCATCCCCGACGCCCTGGCCGTGGCCATCCGCACCCCTGCGGGCATGGTCGTCCACACGGGCGACTTCAAGATGGACCAGCTGCCGCTGGACAACCGTCTGACAGATCTCCACGCGTTCGCACGGCTGAGCGAGGAAGGTATCGACCTCCTCCTCTCCGACTCCACGAACGCCGAAGTTCCCGGTTTCACCCCGCACGAGCGGGACATCTCCAACGTCCTGCGCCAGGTCTTCGCGAGCGCCCGCAAGCGCATCATCGTGGCCAGCTTCGCCAGCCACATCCACCGCATCCAGCAGATCCTCGACGCCGCCCACGAGTACGGCCGCCGGGTCGCCTTCGTCGGCCGCTCGATGGTCCGCAACATGGGCATCGCGCGGGACCTGGGCTATCTGAAGGTCCCGCCGGGCCTGGTGGTCGACGTCAGGACGCTCGACGACCTCCCGGACCACGAGGTGGTCCTGGTCTGCACGGGCTCCCAGGGCGAACCGATGGCGGCCCTGTCCCGTATGGCCAACCGCGACCACCAGATCCGCATCGTCCAGGGCGACACGGTGATCCTGGCCTCGTCGCTGATCCCCGGCAACGAGAACGCCGTCTACCGCGTCATCAACGGTCTGACCCGCTGGGGCGCCAACGTCGTCCACAAGGGCAACGCCAAGGTTCACGTCTCCGGACACGCCTCGGCCGGCGAACTGCTGTACTTCTACAACATCTGCCGCCCGAAGAACCTGATGCCGGTCCACGGCGAATGGCGCCACCTGCGCGCCAACGCCGAGCTCGGTGCCCTGACGGGCGTCCCGCACGACCGCATCGTCATCGCCGAGGACGGCGTGGTCGTCGACCTCATCGAGGGCAAGGCCAAGATCTCCGGCAAGGTCCAGGCCGGTTACGTGTACGTCGACGGCCTCTCCGTGGGCGATGTCGGCGAGCCGGCCCTCAAGGACCGGAAGATCCTCGGCGACGAGGGCATCATCTCGGTCTTCGTGGTCATGGACGCCTCCACCGGCAAGATCACCGGTGGCCCGCACATTCAGGCCCGCGGCTCCGGCATCGAGGACTCCGCCTTCAGCGACGTCATCCCGAGGATCACCGAAGTCCTGGAGCGTTCCGCGCAGGACGGCGTCGTGGAACCCCACCAGCTGCAGCAACTCATCCGACGCACCCTCGGCAAGTGGGTCTCGGACACGTATCGCCGCAGGCCGATGATCCTGCCTGTGGTGGTTGAGGTCTGACCCTTCGTCAGGACCCGCCTGGAGCGGGGCTCCTCGATTTGCATCGGGGCGCCCCGCTCCAGTACGTTTACGGCTCCGCCCAGGGGGGAACCCGGTGCAACCGAGCGTCAGGAGCCACCCGAGCCGGGCGGAAATTCCGACTCAGAACTTCTGATAAAGTCGGAGCCGCCGGAAAGGGAAACGCGAAAGCGGAAACCTGGAAAGCGCCGAGGAAATCGGATCGGAAAACGATCTGATAGAGTCGGAAACGCAAGACCGAAGGGAAGCGCCCGGAGGAAAGCCCGAGAGTGCCATCGGACCCAGCAGACCTCCCTTCGAGTCTGTCCCGCCTGCGGCGGGGATGTGTCAAAGCGCCTCGTGGCGCACTGGTTGGTCTTGACCACGGCGATGTAGTGGGCCTTCTTGGTCTCGACCAGCCAGGAGATGTTCGCCTTGACCGAGTGCAGGGCGTCGAAGGTGACGACGGTGCCGGTCAGGCCCAGCCGCGCCAGCAGCGGTTGGAAGTGTGTGGTTTCGTTCGTCTTCGCGCCGACCTCCGCCTGGGCGAGGGTCACGGCGGTGCCGTGAGTGACCGCGGAGAGCGGATGCCGGCGCATCGCGGTGAGACGGGCTGATCCCTTGAGTGCTTTGCCGTCGACAGCGATCGCGCGCGTCCGCCCGGATGCGGAGGGCGACGGCGCCCGGGCGGGTTCGGTGGCGGCACGGCGCCGGTCGGCCAGGTAGGCACCGACCGCCCGGTCCAGGGCGTCACCGTCAACAGCCCCCAGCACGCGGCCGATCGTGGCCGGCGACGGAGTGCGCCGCCATCTGAGCAGGTGGCGGCGGAACCCGAGGACTGTCAGCAGTGCGTTCGAGGCACGCTTTCCCCACTCGGCGAGTTCGTCGATGCTTTTCGCTCCCGAGACGACCGCGCAGGCGCACACGAGCAGGATCGCTGTGAGTGAGTACCACCGGCCCCGCCGTGCGCGTGGGTCGGGCACCGAGTCGAAGTAGGGGCGCAGGTCGGCGATCCGGCCGGTGTCCAGCGGCCCCAGTTTCACCAGCACGGCAGGGATGGGAGAGGATGCAGCAGCAGGCACGGGTCACCTCATGATCATCTGGCTTAGACACCACAATGATCACGAAGCCCGTGCCTGCTCTGCTATGCGCCCCAACCGGCCACAACCCGACCAGCCGCACGACCCCGGAACTTGCAACCGCCCTGATGTGGCATGCCCATGCGACAGGATGTGCGCATGATGCGACCCGCGCGTGCGCTGCTCCCCCTTCTCTTGTTGCCAGTTCTCCTAACAGGATGCGACGCGGACAAGAGCGGCGGTACGGCCGCCGACAGCGCCGACCTTGACGCCGCCGCGGGCGACTGGGGCGTCGCGCCGGAACTCGTCTATGTCACCAAGGTCTCCGGCTACACCGTGTTCCAGGAGTCGGTTGGCGAGTACAACGACGAGTTCGTTGCCGCGTATCGGTCCGAGAAGGGTGCCACCAAGTTCGGCCTCTTCGTAGGGCGTGGCACGATGACGGCGGAGAGCTGCCCCAAGCAGCCGCTGGGCGAGGTGTCAGAGAAGCAGGTCACCTGTGAGCGCGACGGCGACGCCTGGTACCGCAAGGCCGGTGGCAGCCACGAATACGCGGTGCCCGACGACGGCGTGGTGATTCGTCTAATCGCCGATGCGGACAAGGTCGACCGCGCCGTTCTGCGCAAGGCAGCCGAGGCGGCCCACCGCCCGGACGACGCCGAATTGGCCGCACTCCTGCCGACCACCGACGGCGCGGACACCTGAGAGGACGGCATGAAGTCGACTGCCGGCCATTGCCCGGTCATCGACCCCAGACCCGGCAAGACGGAGGCCGCAGCGGGCACCCGTGACGTCATCACACCATGATGCCGTAGCGGCTGGTGTTGAACTCCGGCATCAGCTCCCATCGGAACTCCGCCATGAAGGAGTACGACGAGTGGTCGAACACGACAACGAGCGCCGCGAGGCCGCGCAGCGCGTCCAGCCAGCCGAGCCGCGACGAACCGGACGCGGCCGACCAGGGCGTCGCGGGAGAGAGAGGACAGCCCGGGAAACGGCCGGGGCACACGCTCTCGCGGGACGCCGACCGGGTGGGTCCGGGTGCGGTGAACTCTCGCCGTGAAATCAGCCGGTCGGCTCGGCCTCCGGTTCGACCTCGCAGTGGTCGGTGGCCTCCGCCAGGGTCTCCTCGGCCATCTCGATGCGTGCGGTCGACTTGTCACCGGCGGCCACATCGACCTTCCAGCTCCCGTCCTCCAGCAGGACTCCGTTCTTGTCCAGGAACGAGACCTCGACCCAGAACTCGGCGTCGACCGCGTTGGGGTTGGTGACCTCGACGGTCGCGTACGGCTCCTTCGCGGACGCGCACGTCACCAACCGCACCGTCGCTGGCTCAAGTTGCTCCTCGCCCGTGCCGGTGTCCTCGGTGGCCGAGTCGTCGTACGAGTCGTCGTAGCTGTCCTCGTAGTCGTCGTAGTCGTCGTAGTCGTCGCTCTTGCCGAGGCCTGACGTACCGCCGGAGGACGAGGTGTCGTGATCCTGCGAGGAGGAACTGCAGCCGCCTCCGCTGCCGCCGTCACTGCTGCCGCTGCTGCCGCCGCTGGAGCTCGTACCGCCGCTGCTTCGGGTCGAGAATCCGGTCAAGGTGAGCACGACGATCACCGTCATCGACGCGAACTTCAGTCCGCGCGCCCGTGTTTGCATTCGCATGAGCGGCTCCCTCACTCGGCGGTACGCGACAGGCCGGTCAGCTTGCAGGTGCCGCCACGCGCCGCGAAGGCGTCGTCGTCCACCGAGCCCTCGATCACCTTGACATGGAGGACGTCGGAGGAACCGGCGGGCACGGACCGGATGGCGCCACCCTCGGTCGTGGCGAC
Protein-coding sequences here:
- a CDS encoding ribonuclease J — translated: MSHPHPELGPPPPLPEGGLRVTPLGGLGEIGRNMTVFEYGGRLLIVDCGVLFPEEEQPGIDLILPDFSSIRDRLDDIEGIVLTHGHEDHIGAVPYLLREKPDIPLIGSKLTLALIEAKLQEHRIRPYTLEVAEGNRERIGPFNCEFVAVNHSIPDALAVAIRTPAGMVVHTGDFKMDQLPLDNRLTDLHAFARLSEEGIDLLLSDSTNAEVPGFTPHERDISNVLRQVFASARKRIIVASFASHIHRIQQILDAAHEYGRRVAFVGRSMVRNMGIARDLGYLKVPPGLVVDVRTLDDLPDHEVVLVCTGSQGEPMAALSRMANRDHQIRIVQGDTVILASSLIPGNENAVYRVINGLTRWGANVVHKGNAKVHVSGHASAGELLYFYNICRPKNLMPVHGEWRHLRANAELGALTGVPHDRIVIAEDGVVVDLIEGKAKISGKVQAGYVYVDGLSVGDVGEPALKDRKILGDEGIISVFVVMDASTGKITGGPHIQARGSGIEDSAFSDVIPRITEVLERSAQDGVVEPHQLQQLIRRTLGKWVSDTYRRRPMILPVVVEV
- the dapA gene encoding 4-hydroxy-tetrahydrodipicolinate synthase, with the translated sequence MAPTSTPQTPFGRVLTAMVTPFTADGALDLDGAQRLATHLVDAGNDGLVINGTTGESPTTSDAEKSDLVRAVLEAVGDRAHIIAGVGTNDTHHSIELARAAEKTGAHGLLVVTPYYNKPPQEGLYRHFKAVADAADLPVMLYDIPGRSGVPIDTETIVRLAEHPRIVANKDAKGDLGRASWAIARSGLAWYSGDDMLNLPLLSVGAVGFVSVVGHVVTPELHALVEAYISGDVQKATEIHQKLLPVFTGMFRTQGVMTTKAALALQGLPAGPLRAPMVELSPEETAQLKIDLAAGGVQL
- a CDS encoding ISAs1 family transposase; translated protein: MLVKLGPLDTGRIADLRPYFDSVPDPRARRGRWYSLTAILLVCACAVVSGAKSIDELAEWGKRASNALLTVLGFRRHLLRWRRTPSPATIGRVLGAVDGDALDRAVGAYLADRRRAATEPARAPSPSASGRTRAIAVDGKALKGSARLTAMRRHPLSAVTHGTAVTLAQAEVGAKTNETTHFQPLLARLGLTGTVVTFDALHSVKANISWLVETKKAHYIAVVKTNQCATRRFDTSPPQAGQTRREVCWVRWHSRAFLRALPFGLAFPTLSDRFPIRFPRRFPGFRFRVSLSGGSDFIRSSESEFPPGSGGS
- a CDS encoding tetratricopeptide repeat protein, which encodes MRAKITYAITAAVLVVYFVLVGSRGVMLIETGTPITIAFGVAVLVLPVIGVWFLWKNTQFVRKANQLAAELDAEGGLPVDELKRTPSGRIDRDSADEVFAQRKAETEDAPDDWRAWFRLAIAYHDARDTPRARKAMQRAIALHDGRPVQA